Part of the candidate division WOR-3 bacterium genome is shown below.
AGAGGAGATGGTCCGCGTCCGCACCTCGGCCGGTTGCAGGTTCGCGGCCCTGGGGAGAAACGGCAGGACGCGGGTCCCGAGAGTCAAGTTGGTGGGTGAGAGTTTCTGCGTCGTCGAACCATTCATCAACTTCGACGTCATCTCCCGGATGGGAGAGATGGGCGTGCAGGTCGAGCCCTTCCTGACCTCGCACCGCTGGCTGGGATTTCACGGGTTCCGCATCGGCAAGGGAGAGGTCCAGCAGATGCGCGTCCTGAGCGAACCTTACTGGCGATACTGTGTCGGGGGAGAGGATCAGAACTCGGTTGGCCAACTGCTGCTGGCCGCTCAGCAGGGCTATGACGGCGTCATACACGTACACCCGTTCGGATGCATGCCCGGTACCGTGGTTCAGCCGACCATGACCAAGGCCGCGCGCGACGTCGGTATCGCCTACCTGCCGCTGTCACTGGACGAACACTCCAGCGAGACCGGAATCCTGACGCGGCTCGAGGCCTTCGCTTCGCTGCTTGAGAAACGGCACCGTCGCCATGCGGTTTGACAGCCGATGCGGACAATCTATAATTCAGCGCCTCGATTTCGAGGCACGAACGTGAACCGAAAGGACCCCGATGAGATTCGTCTACTCTGATCGCTACAAGCTGGACCTGGGCGCCCACGTCTTCCAGACCGAGAGATACGGCATGGTTCGGGAGAACCTGTTGACGACCAACCAGGCCGTCCCCGACGACTTCGTTGAGCCGCCGGAGCCGGATCTCGCGGACGTCCAACTGGTGCACACGAAGGAGTACCTCGATGATCTACTGAACCTGCGCTGGAGTCCGCGGACGGTCCACTCCGAGATGCCTCTGACCGCCGAGGTGGTTCACGGCTTCATGTTGTTCGCTGCCGGCACCGTCGCCGCCTGCCGGATCGCGCTCGAAGAGAAGGTCGCGATGCACATCGGCGGCGGCTGGCACCACGCCTTCGCCGACCACGGCGAGGGATTCTGCTACATCAACGACATCGCGGTCGGCATCCGCAAGATGCAACAGCAGAAGCTGATAGAAAGGGCCGCGGTCATCGATTGCGACCTGCACCAGGGCAATGGTACCGCCAGGATATTCCAGGGCGACCCGACCGTCTTCACCTTCTCCATTCACCAGCAGCGCCTCTACCCGGTCAAAGAGAAGTCCGA
Proteins encoded:
- a CDS encoding histone deacetylase — protein: MRFVYSDRYKLDLGAHVFQTERYGMVRENLLTTNQAVPDDFVEPPEPDLADVQLVHTKEYLDDLLNLRWSPRTVHSEMPLTAEVVHGFMLFAAGTVAACRIALEEKVAMHIGGGWHHAFADHGEGFCYINDIAVGIRKMQQQKLIERAAVIDCDLHQGNGTARIFQGDPTVFTFSIHQQRLYPVKEKSDLDIGLDEETGDEAYIAQLQGVVGKILAQHKPELVVYVAGADPYKYDQLGALRLTKRGLALRDRLVIDSCYRRGIPVATVTSGGYALDPKDTADIHTNTARESLRVLGQLKPSVKPEEPAPQAAPPQAEELPS